A DNA window from Daucus carota subsp. sativus chromosome 3, DH1 v3.0, whole genome shotgun sequence contains the following coding sequences:
- the LOC108212787 gene encoding putative F-box protein At5g15660 produces the protein MGSTELSKNAERKSSFDDLPHETVFEILLKLPVKSIIRSTLVNKSWRSLIKNPDFISAHIQRSVSCYDESAVLLVPYMGSFEKYCSLVSTDTSSLIQKFEFPFDTRRTTTSSEALFASLHGLVLLSTSDELSSRSELYLWNPSLGTHRALVTKSPFDKRAYRWRRQILLAGLGFHKPTNDYRVVMAFSGADKKGKVYEEQAPKAEIYSLREHAWKELKNSKVPRLIPKNETYVDGRFYWLGTMLPETHDVFQLSTLRYSCNPEQLRILSFNFDTEAFGELLKLPDEVSSCVGQAAEFKLMEFEGLLCVCVFDFQYRSSGQLFSIWSMRSENGVISWSLRFRFRLKEGAARPLNITKSGSFIIESYGYSNWNTRIFSCNLKSMHDRDIGLSKFQKYAEYSSIYTVDTHFMESLVMYEGDQK, from the coding sequence ATGGGAAGCACAGAGTTGTCGAAGAATGCTGAGCGCAAGTCATCGTTCGATGATCTTCCTCACGAAACGGTCTTCGAAATCCTCTTAAAACTGCCGGTGAAATCTATAATCCGCTCAACCCTGGTCAACAAATCATGGCGCTCCTTGATCAAAAACCCTGATTTTATTTCTGCTCACATTCAACGATCAGTGTCATGTTATGATGAAAGTGCTGTGTTACTAGTCCCTTATATGGGCTCCTTTGAGAAATATTGCTCCTTAGTCTCCACTGATACTTCTTCACTTATCCAAAAATTTGAGTTTCCTTTTGATACTAGGCGTACAACTACAAGTTCCGAAGCACTATTTGCATCATTGCATGGACTTGTTTTATTATCTACTTCTGATGAATTGAGTTCACGTTCTGAATTGTATCTGTGGAATCCCTCTCTTGGAACACATAGAGCCCTTGTTACTAAAAGCCCTTTTGATAAAAGGGCTTATAGATGGAGAAGACAAATTCTTCTAGCCGGATTAGGTTTTCATAAACCTACTAATGATTATAGAGTTGTTATGGCTTTTTCTGGCGCGGATAAAAAGGGGAAGGTCTATGAAGAGCAAGCTCCTAAGGCTGAGATTTATAGTTTGAGGGAGCATGCATGGAAGGAGTTAAAAAACTCTAAAGTTCCTAGACTTATTCCGAAAAATGAGACATATGTCGATGGTAGGTTTTACTGGTTAGGTACAATGCTCCCCGAAACTCATGATGTTTTTCAGCTTTCTACTCTTCGCTATTCTTGTAATCCTGAACAATTGAGGATATTGTCATTTAATTTTGATACGGAAGCGTTTGGGGAATTACTAAAATTGCCGGATGAAGTGTCTAGCTGTGTAGGACAAGCTGCCGAATTTAAGCTGATGGAATTTGAGGGTTTACtctgtgtttgtgtttttgatTTTCAATACAGGAGTAGTGGCCAGCTTTTCAGTATATGGTCGATGAGGTCTGAAAATGGTGTTATCTCTTGGAGTCTACGTTTTAGATTTCGGCTGAAGGAAGGGGCGGCACGCCCTCTGAATATTACAAAGAGTGGATCATTTATAATAGAGTCATATGGGTACTCCAATTGGAATACAAGGATTTTCTCATGTAATCTCAAAAGCATGCATGATAGAGATATTGGACTTTCTAAGTTTCAAAAATATGCAGAGTATTCGTCGATATATACCGTGGACACTCATTTCATGGAGAGTTTGGTCATGTACGAGGGAGATCAGAAGTAG
- the LOC108212788 gene encoding F-box/kelch-repeat protein At3g23880 encodes MGSTESSKNAKRKSSFDDLPLETVFDILLKLPVKSIIRSTLVNKTWHSIITNPNFISAHIQRSRSCCDESAMLLVPFTGSLENYCSLVSTDTSSLIQKYEIPFTRRSLEPFYASLHGLVLFSSRSELYLWNPSLRTHRALVTSNPFDKRSYRRSTRILLAGLGFHKPTNDYRVVMAFSGVDEKGKVYEEVAPRAGIYSLREHAWKELKNSKVPRLIREDETYVDGRFYWLGTMLLPETYDGWYLNSLPYRPDPEQLRILSFNFDTEEFGELLKLPDEVSSCVGQATEFRLMEFEGSLCVCVSDIKYDSGGQLFYIWSMRSENGVISWSLRFRFLLKVRAARPLNITKSGSLIIESFGDYSNWSTRILISRNLKSMHDRDIGIFKFEEYAENSSISTVDTHFMESLVMYEGDQKSLLKSAE; translated from the coding sequence ATGGGAAGCACAGAGTCGTCGAAGAATGCTAAGCGCAAGTCATCGTTCGATGATCTTCCTTTGGAAACGGTCTTCGACATCCTCTTAAAATTGCCGGTGAAATCTATTATCCGCTCAACCCTGGTCAACAAAACATGGCACTCCATAATCACAAACCCAAATTTTATTTCTGCTCACATTCAACGATCACGGTCATGTTGTGATGAAAGTGCTATGTTACTAGTCCCTTTTACGGGCTCCCTTGAGAACTATTGCTCCTTAGTCTCAACTGATACATCTTCACTTATCCAAAAATATGAGATTCCTTTTACGCGTAGAAGTTTAGAACCGTTTTATGCATCACTACACGGACTTGTTTTATTCTCTTCACGTTCTGAATTGTATCTGTGGAATCCTTCTCTTAGAACACATAGAGCCCTTGTTACTTCAAACCCTTTTGATAAAAGGTCTTATAGACGGAGCACACGAATTCTTCTTGCCGGATTAGGTTTTCATAAACCTACTAATGATTATAGAGTTGTTATGGCTTTTTCTGGTGTGGACGAAAAAGGGAAGGTCTATGAAGAGGTAGCTCCTAGGGCTGGGATTTATAGTTTGAGGGAGCATGCATGGAAGGAGTTAAAAAACTCTAAAGTTCCTAGACTTATCCGGGAAGATGAGACATATGTCGATGGGAGGTTTTACTGGTTAGGTACAATGCTGCTTCCCGAAACTTATGATGGTTGGTACCTTAATAGTCTTCCTTATCGTCCTGACCCTGAACAATTAAGGATATTGTCATTTAATTTTGATACGGAAGAGTTTGGAGAATTATTAAAATTGCCAGATGAAGTGTCTAGTTGTGTAGGACAAGCCACTGAATTTAGGCTGATGGAGTTCGAGGGTTCACTCTGTGTTTGTGTTTCTGATATTAAATACGACAGTGGCGGACAGCTTTTCTATATATGGTCGATGAGGTCTGAAAATGGTGTTATCTCTTGGAGTCTACGATTTAGATTTCTGCTCAAGGTGCGTGCAGCGCGGCCCCTGAATATTACAAAGAGTGGATCACTTATAATAGAATCATTTGGGGATTACTCCAATTGGAGTACAAGGATTTTGATCTCACGTAATCTCAAAAGCATGCATGATAGAGATATTGGAATTTTTAAGTTTGAAGAATATGCAGAGAATTCGTCGATATCTACCGTGGACACTCATTTCATGGAGAGTTTGGTCATGTACGAGGGAGATCAGAAGTCACTGTTGAAGTCTGCAGAGTAA